In Desulfobotulus mexicanus, a genomic segment contains:
- a CDS encoding tRNA 4-thiouridine(8) synthase ThiI, which produces MKKVKALGLSSGGLDSILAALILRKQGIDVSWVSFETPFFDAANAIRASRQYDIPLYVRDITEQYLPMLKDPDGGYGRTMNPCKDCHALMFREAGRIMSEEGFDFLFSGEVSGQRPMSQTRSALRYVEKRSGYEGVILRPLSALNLPETSVEKQGLVDRKRLLAIQGRGRKPQLALAKEFGVKDFPAPAGGCLLTDQLFCRRLKDLLEHEAEAGGLDCHLLKGGRHFRLSPETKLVVGRTGKDNDFLQGFFDPDRFYRIRTVNFPGPLGFLCGPADIKMRLLAAGIVAGYTKAGDAVPVTLHMDGRGEGENLEVLPLRSTEVRGLMI; this is translated from the coding sequence ATGAAAAAAGTAAAGGCTCTGGGGCTTTCTTCGGGTGGCTTGGACAGTATTCTTGCTGCTCTCATCCTCAGAAAGCAGGGTATAGATGTCAGCTGGGTATCCTTTGAAACACCTTTTTTTGATGCTGCCAATGCCATCAGGGCTTCCAGGCAGTATGACATACCCCTTTATGTTAGAGATATTACAGAACAATATCTTCCCATGCTCAAAGATCCGGATGGAGGCTATGGGAGAACGATGAATCCATGCAAGGATTGTCATGCCCTTATGTTCCGGGAAGCCGGGCGCATTATGTCCGAAGAAGGTTTTGATTTTCTTTTCAGCGGAGAGGTATCCGGACAGCGGCCCATGTCCCAGACCCGTTCGGCCCTTCGTTATGTGGAAAAAAGATCGGGGTATGAAGGAGTGATTCTGAGGCCCCTTTCCGCCCTGAATCTTCCGGAGACCTCTGTGGAAAAACAGGGTCTGGTGGATAGAAAACGCCTTTTGGCCATTCAGGGAAGGGGAAGAAAACCCCAGCTGGCTCTTGCAAAGGAATTCGGAGTAAAGGATTTTCCCGCCCCAGCGGGGGGCTGTCTCCTCACGGATCAGCTTTTTTGCAGAAGACTCAAGGATCTTCTGGAACATGAAGCGGAAGCTGGCGGCCTTGACTGCCATCTTTTAAAGGGAGGACGGCATTTTCGTCTTTCTCCGGAGACAAAGCTTGTGGTGGGCAGGACGGGAAAGGACAATGATTTTTTGCAGGGTTTTTTTGATCCGGACCGGTTTTACCGTATCCGGACCGTGAATTTCCCCGGTCCCCTGGGTTTCCTTTGCGGACCTGCTGACATTAAGATGCGTTTGCTGGCTGCAGGTATCGTGGCGGGTTATACCAAGGCCGGAGATGCCGTACCTGTAACCCTGCACATGGATGGCAGGGGGGAAGGGGAAAATTTAGAGGTTCTCCCCCTGCGGAGTACTGAGGTCCGGGGACTCATGATCTGA
- the rlmN gene encoding 23S rRNA (adenine(2503)-C(2))-methyltransferase RlmN: MIKKETVNPDILDFTLPELREYFTAEGMPAFRANQIHKWLYLHQADSFESMTDVGKQLRKDLENIFRLSRLHIDNVALSRDGSRKFVFRLNDGHLIESVLIPEKDHHTLCISSQVGCAQNCRFCMTAKNGFTRNLSTGEIVAQVRDIRHQIQMEAAGKPEEKEARLSNVVFMGMGEPLANYANVKKAIEILTDGDCGLKISKRRVTVSTSGILPRLADLGRDTQVNLAISLNATDNKTRESLMPVSRTYSLEDLLAACRKYPLTPRQKITFEYILLKDINDSFEDARKLARLLSGIKAKINLIPFNEHPGCTFRRPAETHIHAFLRVLQDKGYTAIIRWSKGEDIGAACGQLAGTAKSDHESPDLSTPQGENL; encoded by the coding sequence ATGATAAAAAAAGAAACAGTAAACCCAGACATCCTGGACTTCACCCTTCCCGAACTCCGGGAATATTTTACGGCAGAGGGTATGCCAGCCTTCCGGGCAAACCAGATACATAAATGGCTCTACCTGCATCAGGCTGACAGCTTTGAATCCATGACAGATGTGGGAAAACAGCTCCGCAAAGACCTTGAAAACATTTTCCGTCTCTCCCGTCTGCACATTGATAATGTGGCCCTTTCCAGAGACGGCTCAAGAAAATTTGTCTTCCGGCTCAATGACGGACACTTAATTGAATCCGTTCTCATTCCGGAAAAGGATCACCATACCCTGTGCATTTCCTCCCAGGTGGGCTGTGCCCAGAACTGCCGGTTCTGCATGACCGCAAAGAATGGTTTCACCCGCAATCTCTCCACGGGAGAGATTGTAGCTCAGGTTAGGGATATCCGCCACCAGATACAAATGGAAGCAGCCGGAAAACCCGAAGAAAAGGAAGCAAGGCTTTCCAACGTCGTTTTCATGGGCATGGGAGAACCCCTTGCCAATTACGCAAATGTGAAAAAAGCCATAGAGATTCTCACAGACGGAGACTGCGGTCTCAAGATCTCTAAGCGCAGAGTCACTGTTTCCACCTCCGGCATCCTTCCAAGACTTGCGGATCTGGGCCGGGACACCCAAGTTAATCTGGCTATATCACTGAATGCCACAGATAACAAGACACGTGAAAGCCTGATGCCCGTCAGCAGAACTTACTCACTGGAAGATCTTCTGGCAGCCTGCCGGAAATACCCCCTGACACCCCGGCAGAAAATCACCTTTGAATATATTCTCCTCAAAGATATCAACGACTCCTTTGAAGATGCCCGAAAGCTTGCCCGGCTCCTCAGTGGCATCAAGGCAAAAATCAACCTGATCCCCTTTAATGAGCATCCGGGGTGTACATTCAGGCGTCCTGCCGAGACCCATATCCATGCCTTTTTACGGGTGCTTCAGGACAAGGGTTATACAGCCATTATCCGGTGGAGCAAAGGTGAAGATATTGGTGCCGCCTGCGGTCAGCTGGCCGGTACGGCAAAATCAGATCATGAGTCCCCGGACCTCAGTACTCCGCAGGGGGAGAACCTCTAA
- a CDS encoding MBL fold metallo-hydrolase — translation MYVKCWGARGSIPVSGPQYNRYGGDTACMEIRNSQDDILIIDAGTGIRRLGNRLLEEKRFHYHLLFTHAHWDHLMGFPFFKPIFREGTTIHVFRCPSSNGYAESMITRVMTPPNFPIKYSDLKAKILFEDGCPKPFFLGDLKITPIALSHPNGGCGYRFTEKGKNFIFLTDNELGYCHPGGLRFQEYLNLCTEADLLIHDAEYTPDEYTKKICWGHSSYTDVVELAIAAGVKRLGLFHHNQERSDAAIDAIVEDARQRIHKSGSSMECFAVAADMHFNL, via the coding sequence ATGTACGTGAAGTGCTGGGGGGCACGCGGTTCCATTCCAGTATCCGGGCCTCAATACAACCGCTACGGCGGCGATACGGCCTGCATGGAAATCCGGAACTCCCAAGACGACATCCTGATCATTGATGCAGGTACAGGTATCCGCCGTCTGGGCAATCGGCTCCTTGAGGAAAAGCGTTTCCACTATCATCTGCTCTTCACCCACGCCCATTGGGATCATCTCATGGGCTTCCCCTTCTTTAAGCCCATATTCAGGGAAGGGACCACCATTCATGTTTTCCGCTGTCCTTCATCAAACGGCTACGCAGAATCCATGATTACAAGGGTGATGACACCACCCAATTTTCCCATCAAATACTCGGATCTGAAGGCAAAAATTCTTTTTGAAGACGGATGCCCGAAACCCTTTTTTCTGGGAGATCTGAAAATCACCCCCATTGCCCTGAGCCACCCCAATGGAGGCTGTGGATACCGTTTTACGGAAAAGGGTAAAAACTTCATATTTCTGACGGACAATGAGCTGGGCTATTGCCATCCTGGAGGACTGAGGTTTCAGGAATATCTGAACTTATGCACAGAAGCCGACCTTCTTATCCATGATGCTGAATACACACCCGATGAATACACAAAAAAAATATGCTGGGGCCATTCTTCCTATACCGATGTTGTTGAACTGGCCATAGCCGCCGGTGTCAAACGACTGGGGCTGTTCCACCACAATCAGGAACGTTCCGATGCGGCCATTGATGCCATTGTTGAGGATGCCAGGCAACGCATCCATAAATCTGGCAGCTCCATGGAATGCTTTGCCGTTGCAGCGGATATGCATTTTAATCTGTGA
- a CDS encoding SIR2 family NAD-dependent protein deacylase: MEISLEKAAELLKKSRNTVALTGAGISVESGIPPFRGKGGLWETMDPMEFAHIRAFRNNPEKVWDLLLRTMKDVLEKARPNPAHHALADMEKTGKLEAIITQNIDGLHQAAGNKKVIEFHGSFARIICTDCHRSLPIQELFLEELPPLCTCGGILRPDCVFFGENIPEDALYTAQEYSISCDLMLVIGTSAEVWPAADLPRMAKNRSALILEINPEPTSLTPISDGLLRGRAGELLPQLVARVQG; this comes from the coding sequence ATGGAAATTTCCCTTGAAAAAGCAGCTGAACTTCTTAAAAAAAGTCGAAATACTGTAGCGCTGACCGGCGCAGGCATCTCAGTTGAAAGCGGTATTCCCCCTTTCAGAGGAAAGGGGGGGCTCTGGGAAACCATGGATCCCATGGAATTTGCCCATATCAGGGCATTCCGGAATAATCCTGAAAAAGTATGGGATCTTTTGCTGCGGACCATGAAGGATGTTCTGGAAAAAGCCCGTCCCAACCCCGCCCACCATGCCCTTGCAGATATGGAAAAAACCGGAAAACTTGAAGCCATCATCACCCAGAATATCGACGGGCTGCATCAGGCTGCGGGCAACAAAAAAGTCATTGAATTCCACGGAAGCTTTGCACGCATCATCTGCACCGACTGCCACAGAAGCCTTCCCATTCAGGAGCTTTTTCTGGAAGAACTCCCCCCTTTGTGTACCTGTGGAGGAATACTGCGACCAGACTGTGTATTCTTCGGGGAAAACATCCCGGAAGATGCCCTGTATACAGCACAGGAATACAGCATAAGCTGTGATCTCATGCTGGTAATCGGCACATCCGCAGAGGTCTGGCCTGCGGCGGATCTGCCAAGGATGGCAAAAAACAGAAGCGCACTGATTCTGGAAATAAACCCGGAACCCACATCACTGACCCCGATATCCGACGGGCTTCTCAGGGGCCGGGCAGGAGAGCTTCTTCCGCAGCTTGTAGCAAGGGTACAGGGTTAA